Proteins found in one Bacillus subtilis subsp. subtilis str. 168 genomic segment:
- the ettM gene encoding putative energy-sensing inhibitor of translation (Evidence 3: Putative function from multiple computational evidences; PubMedId: 12486040, 16109936, 16684363, 22333191, 24389466; Product type r: regulator) yields MSILSVKDLSHGFGDRAIFNNVSFRLLKGEHVGLIGANGEGKSTFMNIITGKLEPDEGKVEWSKNVRVGYLDQHTVLEKGKSIRDVLKDAFHYLFAMEEEMNEIYNKMGEADPDELEKLLEEVGVIQDALTNNDFYVIDSKVEEIARGLGLSDIGLERDVTDLSGGQRTKVLLAKLLLEKPEILLLDEPTNYLDEQHIEWLKRYLQEYENAFILISHDIPFLNSVINLIYHVENQELTRYVGDYHQFMEVYEVKKQQLEAAYKKQQQEVAELKDFVARNKARVSTRNMAMSRQKKLDKMDMIELAAEKPKPEFHFKPARTSGKLIFETKDLVIGYDSPLSRPLNLRMERGQKIALYGANGIGKTTLLKSLLGEIQPLEGSVERGEHIYTGYFEQEVKETNNNTCIEEVWSEFPSYTQYEIRAALAKCGLTTKHIESRVSVLSGGEKAKVRLCKLINSETNLLVLDEPTNHLDADAKEELKRALKEYKGSILLISHEPDFYMDIATETWNCESWTTKVL; encoded by the coding sequence ATGAGTATTTTATCTGTAAAGGATTTAAGCCACGGTTTCGGGGACCGGGCCATTTTTAATAACGTTTCCTTCCGCCTGTTAAAAGGCGAGCACGTCGGCTTGATCGGCGCAAACGGTGAAGGAAAATCAACCTTCATGAATATTATTACCGGAAAGCTTGAACCTGATGAGGGAAAAGTCGAATGGTCAAAAAATGTCCGTGTCGGATACCTTGATCAGCATACCGTGCTGGAAAAAGGAAAATCCATTCGCGACGTCCTGAAAGACGCATTCCATTATTTATTTGCGATGGAAGAGGAAATGAACGAGATTTACAACAAAATGGGCGAGGCTGATCCCGACGAGCTCGAGAAGCTGCTTGAAGAAGTCGGCGTCATTCAAGACGCGCTGACAAACAATGATTTTTATGTCATTGATTCCAAGGTGGAAGAAATCGCCCGCGGTCTCGGTTTGAGCGATATCGGTTTAGAGCGAGATGTCACCGATTTGAGCGGCGGACAGCGCACAAAGGTCCTTCTCGCTAAGCTTCTCCTTGAAAAGCCGGAAATTCTGCTTCTCGATGAGCCGACCAACTATCTTGATGAACAGCATATTGAATGGCTGAAACGCTACCTGCAGGAATACGAGAACGCGTTCATCCTGATTTCCCACGATATTCCGTTCTTGAATAGTGTCATCAACCTGATTTATCACGTTGAAAATCAAGAGCTGACACGTTATGTCGGCGACTACCATCAGTTTATGGAAGTCTACGAGGTGAAAAAACAGCAGCTTGAAGCGGCCTACAAAAAGCAGCAGCAGGAAGTCGCGGAGCTGAAGGATTTCGTCGCCCGCAACAAAGCGCGTGTCAGCACGAGAAACATGGCGATGTCCCGCCAAAAGAAACTCGATAAGATGGATATGATCGAGCTTGCGGCAGAAAAGCCAAAGCCGGAATTCCACTTTAAGCCGGCGAGAACGTCAGGCAAGCTGATTTTTGAAACGAAGGATCTCGTGATCGGTTACGATTCCCCGCTGTCCCGTCCGCTCAACCTCCGCATGGAGCGCGGCCAAAAAATCGCCCTTTACGGCGCGAATGGGATCGGAAAAACGACATTGCTGAAAAGTTTGCTTGGTGAAATCCAGCCGCTCGAAGGCTCTGTTGAACGCGGTGAGCACATCTATACCGGCTATTTCGAGCAAGAGGTCAAGGAAACAAACAACAATACGTGCATCGAAGAAGTATGGAGCGAATTCCCTTCTTATACGCAGTATGAAATCCGTGCCGCTCTGGCAAAATGCGGGCTGACGACAAAGCATATCGAAAGCCGCGTCTCCGTATTAAGCGGAGGCGAAAAAGCGAAAGTCAGATTGTGCAAGCTAATCAACTCAGAAACAAACCTGCTGGTGCTCGATGAGCCGACAAACCACTTGGATGCCGATGCCAAGGAAGAGCTCAAGCGCGCCCTGAAAGAATATAAAGGCTCCATTCTGCTCATTTCCCACGAGCCAGACTTTTATATGGATATTGCGACAGAAACGTGGAACTGCGAGTCTTGGACGACGAAAGTGCTTTAA